The Henckelia pumila isolate YLH828 chromosome 2, ASM3356847v2, whole genome shotgun sequence genome includes a window with the following:
- the LOC140885491 gene encoding uncharacterized protein — protein sequence MNPRIKASLLVLFLIAGMVVVFGIGANPRNSLNIEEVRKNSRKLLSFDGVMDYDDPGPNPRHGKKGGNGGGAKNP from the exons ATGAATCCGAGAATAAAAGCCTCTCTCCTAGTTCTTTTCCTCATTGCAG GCATGGTTGTGGTTTTTGGCATTGGCGCGAATCCTAGGAATTCTCTTAACATA GAAGAAGTGAGAAAGAATTCAAGAAAGCTTCTATCTTTCGACGGCGTTATGGATTACGACGACCCCGGCCCTAACCCGAGGCATGGAAAGAAAGGTGGGAATGGTGGTGGTGCCAAGAATCCCTAG